Proteins encoded in a region of the Zea mays cultivar B73 chromosome 2, Zm-B73-REFERENCE-NAM-5.0, whole genome shotgun sequence genome:
- the LOC103647798 gene encoding transcription factor bHLH84, whose amino-acid sequence MEGSYAPSAPTMEIDMMAQFLGAADDHCFTYEYEHVDESMEAIAALFLPTLDTDSANFSSSCFNYAVPPQCWPQPDHSSSVTSLLDPAENFEFPVRDPLPPSGFDPHCAVAYLTEDSSPLHGKRSSVIEEEAANAAPAAKKRKAGASATTKGSKKSRKASKKDNIGDADDDGGYACVDTQSSSSCTSEDGNFEGNTNSSSKKTCARASRGAATEPQSLYARKRRERINERLRILQNLVPNGTKVDISTMLEEAAQYVKFLQLQIKLLSCDDTWMYAPIAYNGINIGNVDLNIYSLQK is encoded by the exons ATGGAGGGATCCTACGCTCCATCTGCGCCAACAATGGAGATCGACATGATGGCTCAGTTTCTTGGGGCGGCTGATGATCACTGCTTCACCTACGAGTATGAGCATGTGGATGAGTCCATGGAAGCAATAGCAGCCCTGTTCTTGCCTACCCTTGACACCGACTCCGCCAACTTCTCCTCTAGCTGTTTCAACTATGCTGTCCCTCCACAGTGCTGGCCTCAGCCAGACCATAGCTCTAGCGTTACCAGTTTGCTTGATCCAGCCGAGAACTTTGAGTTTCCAGTCAGGGACCCGCTCCCCCCAAGCGGCTTCGATCCACATTGCGCTGTCGCCTACCTCACTGAGGATTCGAGCCCTCTGCATGGCAAACGTTCATCAGTCATTGAGGAAGAAGCAGCCAACGCCGCACCTGCTGCTAAGAAGAGGAAGGCTGGTGCTAGTGCTACCACCAAG GGATCAAAGAAATCCAGGAAGGCGAGCAAAAAGGATAACATCGGCGACGCCGACGATGATGGCGGCTATGCCTGTGTTGACACGCAAAGCTCCAGTAGCTGCACCTCCGAGGACGGGAACTTCGAAGGAAATACGAATTCAAGCTCCAAGAAGACCTGCGCCAGGGCCAGCCGCGGAGCAGCAACTGAACCTCAGAGTCTCTATGCAAGG aagaggagagagaggatcaaCGAAAGGTTGAGAATCTTGCAGAACTTGGTTCCAAATGGAACAAAA GTTGACATTAGCACGATGCTCGAGGAAGCGGCGCAGTATGTCAAGTTTTTACAGCTCCAGATTAAG CTGTTGAGCTGTGACGACACATGGATGTATGCGCCAATCGCGTACAATGGAATTAACATCGGCAATGTTGATCTGAACATCTACTCTCTGCAAAAGTAA
- the LOC103649285 gene encoding zinc finger protein 36 — MSTPLRAYAVPISHVAHACQHHPHGYKCSVCDKVYASYQTLGGHKTSHRKLPPPAAATPRDEALSGDTAHAKEEKLHQCSLCRRTFPSGQALGGHKTSHWKPTAPGTKEASVAAVATAVVRDFDLNLPADVEGAPPDAKRACTDDYAAMMVVLQDFDWPSVRRRMPSRPVVARSIW, encoded by the exons ATGAGCACGCCACTGCGTGCCTACGCCGTGCCAATCTCACACGTTGCCCACGCTT GCCAGCACCATCCGCACGGGTACAAGTGCTCCGTGTGCGACAAGGTGTACGCGTCCTACCAGACGCTGGGCGGGCACAAGACGAGCCACCGGAAGCtgccgccgccggcggcggccaCGCCAAGAGACGAGGCATTGTCCGGCGACACCGCACATGCAAAGGAGGAGAAGCTGCACCAGTGCTCGCTCTGTCGCCGCACGTTCCCGTCGGGGCAGGCGCTGGGCGGGCACAAGACGAGCCATTGGAAGCC GACGGCGCCAGGGACCAAAGAGGCCAGCGTGGCCGCGGTGGCGACAGCCGTGGTGCGGGATTTCGACCTCAACCTGCCGGCCGACGTCGAGGGCGCGCCGCCGGATGCCAAGCGGGCATGCACGGACGATTATGCGGCGATGATGGTCGTGCTGCAGGACTTCGACTGGCCGAGTGTGCGACGCCGGATGCCAAGCAG ACCTGTAGTTGCTAGATCGATCTGGTAA